In the Vitis vinifera cultivar Pinot Noir 40024 chromosome 2, ASM3070453v1 genome, one interval contains:
- the LOC100251728 gene encoding protein ACCUMULATION AND REPLICATION OF CHLOROPLASTS 6, chloroplastic — protein sequence MASMAHLRLALYTPRLVPPPRNLRRPSKIKSQGGAPADTPGTATAFSASKWADRLLSDFQFLPPPPATTAASDRSTELTSLPPPPLAPPERDVSIPLHFYQVLGAEAHFLGDGIRRAYEARVSKPPQYGYSQEALISRRQILQAACETLANPRSKREYSQGLAEDEVETIITQVPWDKVPGALCVLQEAGENEIVLHIGESLLRERLPKSFKQDVVLAMALAYVDLSRDAMALSPPDFIKGCEVLERALKLLQEEGASSLAPDLQAQIDETLEEITPRCVLELLALPLSDEYRTRREEGLQGVRNILWAVGGGGAAAVAGGFTREDFMNEAFLCMTAAEQVNLFAATPSNIPAESFEVYGVALALVAQAFVGKKPHLIQDADNLFQQLQQTKIMTPGNPVSAYTPGQNSEIDFALERGLCSLLVGEIDECRSWLGLDNHSSPYRDPSIVEFVLENSKDDHDNDLLPGLCKLLETWLMEVVFPRFRDTKCVQFKLGDYYDDPTVLRYLERLEGVGGSPLAAAAAIARIGAEATAVLDNVKASAIQALQKVFPVDHGNENLRREDSGINNSVPVVESEEPLQNPARDDSANIAEIPKENSSDEIYEQKLITEKIKDASVKIMCGGVVVGLMTLIGLKYLPAKNNSSILRKEVGSAMASDVTNVGLVENSEEVPRMDARFAEGLVRKWQSIKSQALGPDHCLGKLPEVLDGQMLKIWTDRAADIAQHGWFWEYTLLNLTIDSVTVSLDGRRAMVEATLEESARLTDTVHPEHNDSYSTTYTTRYEMSCNSSGWKITEGAVLKP from the exons ATGGCATCCATGGCACACCTCCGCCTTGCTCTCTACACTCCAAGACTCGTCCCACCGCCAAGAAACTTAAGAAGACCCTCCAAAATTAAGTCCCAGGGCGGCGCCCCCGCTGACACTCCCGGCACCGCCACCGCCTTCTCTGCCAGCAAATGGGCCGATCGCCTCCTCAGCGACTTCCAGTTCCTCCCTCCGCCACCCGCCACCACCGCCGCTTCCGACCGTTCCACCGAGCTGACATCACTCCCGCCTCCCCCACTCGCTCCTCCGGAGCGCGATGTGTCTATTCCGCTCCATTTCTACCAGGTCTTGGGCGCTGAGGCCCATTTTCTTGGTGATGGTATCAGACGAGCGTACGAAGCAAGGGTTTCGAAGCCGCCTCAGTACGGGTATTCTCAGGAGGCATTGATAAGCCGGAGGCAGATTCTTCAGGCGGCTTGCGAGACCCTAGCGAACCCTAGGTCGAAGAGAGAGTACAGTCAAGGTCTGGCCGAAGATGAGGTGGAAACGATTATCACCCAAGTGCCTTGGGATAAG GTTCCTGGGGCGTTGTGTGTGCTGCAAGAAGCAGGAGAGAATGAGATAGTGCTTCACATTGGAGAAAGTTTGCTTAGAGAAAGGTTGCCCAAATCTTTCAAGCAAGATGTTGTGTTGGCGATGGCACTCGCCTATGTTGACTTGTCTAGAGATGCAATGGCATTGTCTCCTCCTGATTTTATTAAAGGTTGTGAAGTGCTTGAGAGGGCTTTGAAGCTGTTGCAG GAGGAAGGAGCCAGCAGCCTTGCGCCAGATTTACAAGCACAGATAGATGAGACATTGGAAGAGATCACTCCACGTTGTGTTTTGGAACTTCTGGCTTTGCCCCTTAGTGATGAATACAGGACAAGAAGAGAAGAGGGTCTTCAAGGTGTTCGTAACATTTTATGGGCCGTTGGAGGTGGTGGAGCGGCTGCAGTAGCTGGGGGGTTCACCCGTGAGGATTTTATGAATGAAGCCTTCTTATGTATGACAGCAGCTGAGCAG GTTAATCTATTTGCAGCTACCCCAAGTAATATCCCAGCAGAAAGTTTCGAGGTTTATGGAGTGGCACTTGCACTTGTTGCTCAAGCCTTTGTGGGTAAAAAGCCTCATCTCATCCAAGATGCTGACAACCTGTTCCAACAACTTCAGCAGACGAAGATAATGACCCCGGGGAACCCTGTCTCTGCATATACTCCTGGACAGAACTCCGAGATAGACTTTGCTTTGGAAAGGGGTCTCTGTTCATTGCTTGTGGGAGAGATTGATGAATGTCGCTCATGGTTGGGATTAGACAATCATAGCTCACCATACAGAGATCCATCTATTGTAGAGTTTGTTTTGGAGAACTCCAAGGATGACCATGATAATGATCTACTTCCAGGGCTGTGTAAACTTCTGGAGACATGGTTGATGGAGGTGGTTTTCCCCAGATTTAGAGATACTAAATGTGTCCAGTTCAAGCTTGGAGATTATTATGATGATCCTACGGTCCTGAGATATCTTGAGAGGCTGGAGGGAGTTGGTGGATCACCATTAGCTGCAGCTGCAGCCATTGCAAGAATTGGAGCTGAGGCTACTGCAGTCCTTGATAATGTTAAGGCTAGTGCAATTCAGGCACTGCAGAAGGTGTTTCCTGTTGATCACGGAAATGAGAATTTGAGACGTGAAGATAGTGGGATAAATAATTCCGTTCCTGTTGTAGAAAGTGAGGAGCCTTTGCAAAATCCTGCTAGAGATGATTCTGCCAACATAGCTGAAATTCCTAAGGAAAATAGTTCTGATGAaatatatgaacaaaaattaattaccgaaaaaataaaagatgcaaGTGTGAAGATCATGTGTGGTGGTGTGGTGGTTGGACTGATGACTTTGATTGGCTTGAAGTATTTACCAGCTAAGAATAACTCATCCATTCTACGTAAGGAAGTTGGTTCAGCAATGGCATCTGATGTCACCAATGTGG GGTTGGTTGAAAATTCTGAGGAAGTACCCAGAATGGATGCAAGATTTGCTGAAGGTCTAGTTCGCAAGTGGCAGAGCATTAAATCTCAGGCTCTTGGACCCGATCATTGCCTTGGAAAATTGCCAGAG GTTCTTGATGGTCAGATGTTGAAGATTTGGACAGATCGTGCAGCTGACATAGCACAGCACGGCTGGTTCTGGGAATACACTTTGCTAAACCTGACAATTGACAGTGTCACCGTCTCACTAGATGGGCGACGTGCCATGGTGGAGGCAACTCTAGAGGAGTCAGCCCGCCTAACTGACACTGTGCATCCAGAGCACAATGACTCATACAGCACAACCTACACAACAAGGTATGAGATGTCCTGTAATAGCTCAGGATGGAAAATTACTGAAGGAGCTGTGCTCAAGCCCTAG